Proteins encoded together in one Orcinus orca chromosome 13, mOrcOrc1.1, whole genome shotgun sequence window:
- the AGBL5 gene encoding cytosolic carboxypeptidase-like protein 5 isoform X3, whose amino-acid sequence MELRCGGLLFSSRFDSGNLAHVEKVESVSSDGEGVVGGASASTSSIASSPDYEFNVWTRPDCAETEFENGNRSWFYFSVRGGTPGKLIKINVMNMNKQSKLYSQGMAPFVRTLPTRPRWERIRDRPTFEMTETQFVLSFVHRFVESRGATTFFAFCYPFSYSDCQDLLNQLDQRFLENHPTHSSPLDTIYYHRETLCYSLDGLRVDLLTISSCHGLREDREPRLEQLFPDASTPRPFRFTGKRIFFLSSRVHPGETPSSFVFNGFLDFILRPDDPRAQTLRRLFVFKLIPMLNPDGVVRGHYRTDSRGVNLNRQYLKPDAVLHPAVYGAKAVLLYHHVHSRLNSQSPSEHQRSPHLPPDAPLSDLEKANNLRNEARLGHSPDGGSPEAWTQTEPAEPKRHSVWIMPQQSTEAEHPDPDTIPPKESGVAYYVDLHGHASKRGCFMYGNSFSDENTQVENMLYPKLISLNSAHFDFQGCNFSEKNMYARDRRDGQSKEGSGRVAIYKASGIIHSYTLECNYNTGRSVNSIPAACHDNGRASPPPLPAFPSRYTVEQFEQVGRAMAIAALDMAECNPWPRIVLSEHNSLTNLRAWMLKHVRSSRGLSTTVNTGVNKKRGSRTPPKSNNGLPVSCSENTLSCARSFSTGTSAGGSSSSQQNSPQMKNSLSFPFHGSRPAGLPGLGSSTQKVSHRVLGPVREPRSQDRRRRQQPLTHHPTSSSPAPSPTPVSSNTASLHMGSCLLPNSLGISGSSCSFLPSGDKPEAVMVIGKGLLGAGPRIPCIRTRLQARPRLGQGSPPTRRGMRGSSGPTSPTPRSRESSEPEPGPCSIPR is encoded by the exons ATGGAGCTGCGCTGTGGGGGATTGCTGTTCAGTTCTCGCTTTGATTCAGGGAACCTAGCCCACGTGGAGAAGGTGGAATCTGTGTCTAGTGATGGGGAAGGAGTAGTGGGTGGTGCCTCGGCCTCCACCAGCAGCATTGCCTCTTCCCCTGACTATGAGTTCAACGTGTGGACCCGACCAGACTGTGCTGAAACAGAATTCGAGAATGGGAACAG GTCATGGTTCTACTTCAGTGTCCGGGGAGGAACTCCAGGGAAACTCATCAAGATCAACGTCATGAACATGAACAAGCAAAGCAAGCTGTATTCCCAGGGCATGGCCCCCTTTGTGCGCACACTGCCCACCCGGCCACGCTGGGAACGCATTCGAGACCGGCCCACCTTTGAG ATGACAGAGACGCAGTTTGTGTTATCCTTTGTTCACCGTTTCGTGGAAAGCCGTGGGGCCACCACCTTCTTCGCCTTCTGCTACCCCTTCTCCTACAGTGACTGCCAGGATTTGCTAAACCAGCTGGACCAGCGCTTTCTGGAGAACCACCCTACCCATAGCAG CCCCCTAGATACCATCTATTACCACCGGGAGACCCTTTGCTACTCTCTGGATGGACTGCGTGTAGATCTGCTAACGATCAGTTCCTGCCATGGGCTTCGAGAAGATCGAGAGCCCCGCCTAGAGCAGCTATTTCCTGATGCCAGCACACCCCGACCATTCCGTTTCACAGGCAAGAGG ATATTCTTCCTAAGCAGCAGGGTACACCCTGGGGAGACTCCATCTAGCTTTGTCTTCAATGGCTTTCTGGACTTCATCCTTCGACCTGACGATCCTCGGGCCCAAACCCTACGTCGCCTCTTTGTCTTTAAGCTGATTCCCATGTTAAACCCCGATGGCGTAGTCCGGGGCCACTACCG CACAGACTCGCGTGGAGTGAATCTGAACCGTCAGTACCTGAAGCCTGATGCAGTCCTGCACCCAGCCGTCTACGGGGCTAAAGCTGTGCTTCTCTACCACCACGTGCACTCCCGTCTGAACTCCCAGAGTCCCTCTGAGCACCAGCGCAGTCCCCATCTCCCTCCTGATGCTCCCCTTTCTGACCTTGAGAAAGCCAACAATCTCCGAAATGAAGCTCGCCTTGGGCACTCACCTGACGGGGGGAGCCCTGAGGCCTGGACACAGACCGAGCCAGCAGAGCCGAAGCGCCACAGCGTGTGGATTATGCCACAGCAGTCCACTGAGGCTGAGCATCCAGACCCCGACACCATCCCCCCCAAAGAGAGTGGTGTTGCTTACTACGTGGACCTGCATGGACATGCTTCTAAAAGGGGCTGCTTCATGTATGGAAACAGCTTTAGTGACGAGAACACCCAG GTGGAAAATATGCTGTATCCAAAGCTCATCTCCTTGAACTCAGCCCACTTTGACTTCCAGGGCTGCAATTTCTCAGAGAAGAACATGTATGCCCGAGACCGCAGAGATGGCCAGTCTAAAGAGGGAAGCGGCCGGGTTGCAATCTACAAAGCCTCAGGGATAATCCACAG CTACACACTTGAATGCAACTACAACACTGGACGCTCAGTAAACAGTATCCCTGCCGCCTGCCATGACAACGGACGtgccagcccccctcccctgccgGCCTTCCCCTCCAGATACACTGTGGAACAGTTTGAGCAG GTGGGACGAGCTATGGCCATTGCAGCTCTGGACATGGCAGAATGCAATCCATGGCCCCGAATTGTGCTGTCAGAGCATAACAGCCTCACGAACCTCCGGGCCTGGATGCTAAAACACGTGCGCAGCAGTCGAGGCCTGAGCACTACTGTGAACACGGGTGTCAACAAGAAGAGAGGCTCTCGAACTCCACCCAAAAGTAACAA TGGACTGCCTGTTTCCTGCTCTGAAAATACCTTGAGCTGCGCGCGAAGTTTTAGCACTGGCACAAGTGctggtggtagcagcagcagtcaACAAAATTCTCCACAGATGAAgaactccctcagctttcctTTTCATGGCAGCCGGCCTGCAGGGCTGCCAGGCCTGGGCTCCAGCACCCAAAAGGTCAGCCACCGGGTGCTGGGCCCCGTCAGAG AGCCCCGAAGCCAGGACAGGAGACGGCGGCAGCAGCCACTGACCCATCACCCTACTTCAAGCAGCCCGGCCCCGTCCCCAACTCCTGTTAGTTCTAACACAGCCTCTTTACACATGGGCTCCTGCCTACTGCCCAACTCACTCGGCATATCAG GGAGTAGCTGCTCATTCCTACCCTCAGGGGACAAACCAGAGGCTGTCATGGTGATTGGGAAAGGCCTGCTAGGGGCTGGACCTCGGATCCCCTGTATCAGGACCCGACTACAG GCTAGGCCCAGGTTGGGCCAGGGCTCACCGCCGACTCGCAGAGGGATGAGAGGCTCTTCGGGCCCCACGTCCCCTACCCCCCGGAGCAGGGAGAGCAGTGAGCCAGAGCCGGGACCCTGCTCCATACCACGGTGA
- the AGBL5 gene encoding cytosolic carboxypeptidase-like protein 5 isoform X4, which translates to MELRCGGLLFSSRFDSGNLAHVEKVESVSSDGEGVVGGASASTSSIASSPDYEFNVWTRPDCAETEFENGNRSWFYFSVRGGTPGKLIKINVMNMNKQSKLYSQGMAPFVRTLPTRPRWERIRDRPTFEMTETQFVLSFVHRFVESRGATTFFAFCYPFSYSDCQDLLNQLDQRFLENHPTHSSPLDTIYYHRETLCYSLDGLRVDLLTISSCHGLREDREPRLEQLFPDASTPRPFRFTGKRIFFLSSRVHPGETPSSFVFNGFLDFILRPDDPRAQTLRRLFVFKLIPMLNPDGVVRGHYRTDSRGVNLNRQYLKPDAVLHPAVYGAKAVLLYHHVHSRLNSQSPSEHQRSPHLPPDAPLSDLEKANNLRNEARLGHSPDGGSPEAWTQTEPAEPKRHSVWIMPQQSTEAEHPDPDTIPPKESGVAYYVDLHGHASKRGCFMYGNSFSDENTQVENMLYPKLISLNSAHFDFQGCNFSEKNMYARDRRDGQSKEGSGRVAIYKASGIIHSYTLECNYNTGRSVNSIPAACHDNGRASPPPLPAFPSRYTVEQFEQVGRAMAIAALDMAECNPWPRIVLSEHNSLTNLRAWMLKHVRSSRGLSTTVNTGVNKKRGSRTPPKSNNGLPVSCSENTLSCARSFSTGTSAGGSSSSQQNSPQMKNSLSFPFHGSRPAGLPGLGSSTQKVSHRVLGPVREPRSQDRRRRQQPLTHHPTSSSPAPSPTPVSSNTASLHMGSCLLPNSLGISGSSCSFLPSGDKPEAVMVIGKGLLGAGPRIPCIRTRLQTCPRRVPARRGPGFPRLGPGWARAHRRLAEG; encoded by the exons ATGGAGCTGCGCTGTGGGGGATTGCTGTTCAGTTCTCGCTTTGATTCAGGGAACCTAGCCCACGTGGAGAAGGTGGAATCTGTGTCTAGTGATGGGGAAGGAGTAGTGGGTGGTGCCTCGGCCTCCACCAGCAGCATTGCCTCTTCCCCTGACTATGAGTTCAACGTGTGGACCCGACCAGACTGTGCTGAAACAGAATTCGAGAATGGGAACAG GTCATGGTTCTACTTCAGTGTCCGGGGAGGAACTCCAGGGAAACTCATCAAGATCAACGTCATGAACATGAACAAGCAAAGCAAGCTGTATTCCCAGGGCATGGCCCCCTTTGTGCGCACACTGCCCACCCGGCCACGCTGGGAACGCATTCGAGACCGGCCCACCTTTGAG ATGACAGAGACGCAGTTTGTGTTATCCTTTGTTCACCGTTTCGTGGAAAGCCGTGGGGCCACCACCTTCTTCGCCTTCTGCTACCCCTTCTCCTACAGTGACTGCCAGGATTTGCTAAACCAGCTGGACCAGCGCTTTCTGGAGAACCACCCTACCCATAGCAG CCCCCTAGATACCATCTATTACCACCGGGAGACCCTTTGCTACTCTCTGGATGGACTGCGTGTAGATCTGCTAACGATCAGTTCCTGCCATGGGCTTCGAGAAGATCGAGAGCCCCGCCTAGAGCAGCTATTTCCTGATGCCAGCACACCCCGACCATTCCGTTTCACAGGCAAGAGG ATATTCTTCCTAAGCAGCAGGGTACACCCTGGGGAGACTCCATCTAGCTTTGTCTTCAATGGCTTTCTGGACTTCATCCTTCGACCTGACGATCCTCGGGCCCAAACCCTACGTCGCCTCTTTGTCTTTAAGCTGATTCCCATGTTAAACCCCGATGGCGTAGTCCGGGGCCACTACCG CACAGACTCGCGTGGAGTGAATCTGAACCGTCAGTACCTGAAGCCTGATGCAGTCCTGCACCCAGCCGTCTACGGGGCTAAAGCTGTGCTTCTCTACCACCACGTGCACTCCCGTCTGAACTCCCAGAGTCCCTCTGAGCACCAGCGCAGTCCCCATCTCCCTCCTGATGCTCCCCTTTCTGACCTTGAGAAAGCCAACAATCTCCGAAATGAAGCTCGCCTTGGGCACTCACCTGACGGGGGGAGCCCTGAGGCCTGGACACAGACCGAGCCAGCAGAGCCGAAGCGCCACAGCGTGTGGATTATGCCACAGCAGTCCACTGAGGCTGAGCATCCAGACCCCGACACCATCCCCCCCAAAGAGAGTGGTGTTGCTTACTACGTGGACCTGCATGGACATGCTTCTAAAAGGGGCTGCTTCATGTATGGAAACAGCTTTAGTGACGAGAACACCCAG GTGGAAAATATGCTGTATCCAAAGCTCATCTCCTTGAACTCAGCCCACTTTGACTTCCAGGGCTGCAATTTCTCAGAGAAGAACATGTATGCCCGAGACCGCAGAGATGGCCAGTCTAAAGAGGGAAGCGGCCGGGTTGCAATCTACAAAGCCTCAGGGATAATCCACAG CTACACACTTGAATGCAACTACAACACTGGACGCTCAGTAAACAGTATCCCTGCCGCCTGCCATGACAACGGACGtgccagcccccctcccctgccgGCCTTCCCCTCCAGATACACTGTGGAACAGTTTGAGCAG GTGGGACGAGCTATGGCCATTGCAGCTCTGGACATGGCAGAATGCAATCCATGGCCCCGAATTGTGCTGTCAGAGCATAACAGCCTCACGAACCTCCGGGCCTGGATGCTAAAACACGTGCGCAGCAGTCGAGGCCTGAGCACTACTGTGAACACGGGTGTCAACAAGAAGAGAGGCTCTCGAACTCCACCCAAAAGTAACAA TGGACTGCCTGTTTCCTGCTCTGAAAATACCTTGAGCTGCGCGCGAAGTTTTAGCACTGGCACAAGTGctggtggtagcagcagcagtcaACAAAATTCTCCACAGATGAAgaactccctcagctttcctTTTCATGGCAGCCGGCCTGCAGGGCTGCCAGGCCTGGGCTCCAGCACCCAAAAGGTCAGCCACCGGGTGCTGGGCCCCGTCAGAG AGCCCCGAAGCCAGGACAGGAGACGGCGGCAGCAGCCACTGACCCATCACCCTACTTCAAGCAGCCCGGCCCCGTCCCCAACTCCTGTTAGTTCTAACACAGCCTCTTTACACATGGGCTCCTGCCTACTGCCCAACTCACTCGGCATATCAG GGAGTAGCTGCTCATTCCTACCCTCAGGGGACAAACCAGAGGCTGTCATGGTGATTGGGAAAGGCCTGCTAGGGGCTGGACCTCGGATCCCCTGTATCAGGACCCGACTACAG ACCTGCCCGAGGAGAGTTCCCGCCAGGAGGGGTCCCGGATTCCCCAG GCTAGGCCCAGGTTGGGCCAGGGCTCACCGCCGACTCGCAGAGGGATGA
- the AGBL5 gene encoding cytosolic carboxypeptidase-like protein 5 isoform X2 has protein sequence MELRCGGLLFSSRFDSGNLAHVEKVESVSSDGEGVVGGASASTSSIASSPDYEFNVWTRPDCAETEFENGNRSWFYFSVRGGTPGKLIKINVMNMNKQSKLYSQGMAPFVRTLPTRPRWERIRDRPTFEMTETQFVLSFVHRFVESRGATTFFAFCYPFSYSDCQDLLNQLDQRFLENHPTHSSPLDTIYYHRETLCYSLDGLRVDLLTISSCHGLREDREPRLEQLFPDASTPRPFRFTGKRIFFLSSRVHPGETPSSFVFNGFLDFILRPDDPRAQTLRRLFVFKLIPMLNPDGVVRGHYRTDSRGVNLNRQYLKPDAVLHPAVYGAKAVLLYHHVHSRLNSQSPSEHQRSPHLPPDAPLSDLEKANNLRNEARLGHSPDGGSPEAWTQTEPAEPKRHSVWIMPQQSTEAEHPDPDTIPPKESGVAYYVDLHGHASKRGCFMYGNSFSDENTQVENMLYPKLISLNSAHFDFQGCNFSEKNMYARDRRDGQSKEGSGRVAIYKASGIIHSYTLECNYNTGRSVNSIPAACHDNGRASPPPLPAFPSRYTVEQFEQVGRAMAIAALDMAECNPWPRIVLSEHNSLTNLRAWMLKHVRSSRGLSTTVNTGVNKKRGSRTPPKSNNGLPVSCSENTLSCARSFSTGTSAGGSSSSQQNSPQMKNSLSFPFHGSRPAGLPGLGSSTQKVSHRVLGPVRGSSCSFLPSGDKPEAVMVIGKGLLGAGPRIPCIRTRLQARPRLGQGSPPTRRGMRGSSGPTSPTPRSRESSEPEPGPCSIPRLPQAGPPRPCSAPAFSPISRSLSDSQSRICYSGGPLGQTEVCFVPKSPPLTVSPRV, from the exons ATGGAGCTGCGCTGTGGGGGATTGCTGTTCAGTTCTCGCTTTGATTCAGGGAACCTAGCCCACGTGGAGAAGGTGGAATCTGTGTCTAGTGATGGGGAAGGAGTAGTGGGTGGTGCCTCGGCCTCCACCAGCAGCATTGCCTCTTCCCCTGACTATGAGTTCAACGTGTGGACCCGACCAGACTGTGCTGAAACAGAATTCGAGAATGGGAACAG GTCATGGTTCTACTTCAGTGTCCGGGGAGGAACTCCAGGGAAACTCATCAAGATCAACGTCATGAACATGAACAAGCAAAGCAAGCTGTATTCCCAGGGCATGGCCCCCTTTGTGCGCACACTGCCCACCCGGCCACGCTGGGAACGCATTCGAGACCGGCCCACCTTTGAG ATGACAGAGACGCAGTTTGTGTTATCCTTTGTTCACCGTTTCGTGGAAAGCCGTGGGGCCACCACCTTCTTCGCCTTCTGCTACCCCTTCTCCTACAGTGACTGCCAGGATTTGCTAAACCAGCTGGACCAGCGCTTTCTGGAGAACCACCCTACCCATAGCAG CCCCCTAGATACCATCTATTACCACCGGGAGACCCTTTGCTACTCTCTGGATGGACTGCGTGTAGATCTGCTAACGATCAGTTCCTGCCATGGGCTTCGAGAAGATCGAGAGCCCCGCCTAGAGCAGCTATTTCCTGATGCCAGCACACCCCGACCATTCCGTTTCACAGGCAAGAGG ATATTCTTCCTAAGCAGCAGGGTACACCCTGGGGAGACTCCATCTAGCTTTGTCTTCAATGGCTTTCTGGACTTCATCCTTCGACCTGACGATCCTCGGGCCCAAACCCTACGTCGCCTCTTTGTCTTTAAGCTGATTCCCATGTTAAACCCCGATGGCGTAGTCCGGGGCCACTACCG CACAGACTCGCGTGGAGTGAATCTGAACCGTCAGTACCTGAAGCCTGATGCAGTCCTGCACCCAGCCGTCTACGGGGCTAAAGCTGTGCTTCTCTACCACCACGTGCACTCCCGTCTGAACTCCCAGAGTCCCTCTGAGCACCAGCGCAGTCCCCATCTCCCTCCTGATGCTCCCCTTTCTGACCTTGAGAAAGCCAACAATCTCCGAAATGAAGCTCGCCTTGGGCACTCACCTGACGGGGGGAGCCCTGAGGCCTGGACACAGACCGAGCCAGCAGAGCCGAAGCGCCACAGCGTGTGGATTATGCCACAGCAGTCCACTGAGGCTGAGCATCCAGACCCCGACACCATCCCCCCCAAAGAGAGTGGTGTTGCTTACTACGTGGACCTGCATGGACATGCTTCTAAAAGGGGCTGCTTCATGTATGGAAACAGCTTTAGTGACGAGAACACCCAG GTGGAAAATATGCTGTATCCAAAGCTCATCTCCTTGAACTCAGCCCACTTTGACTTCCAGGGCTGCAATTTCTCAGAGAAGAACATGTATGCCCGAGACCGCAGAGATGGCCAGTCTAAAGAGGGAAGCGGCCGGGTTGCAATCTACAAAGCCTCAGGGATAATCCACAG CTACACACTTGAATGCAACTACAACACTGGACGCTCAGTAAACAGTATCCCTGCCGCCTGCCATGACAACGGACGtgccagcccccctcccctgccgGCCTTCCCCTCCAGATACACTGTGGAACAGTTTGAGCAG GTGGGACGAGCTATGGCCATTGCAGCTCTGGACATGGCAGAATGCAATCCATGGCCCCGAATTGTGCTGTCAGAGCATAACAGCCTCACGAACCTCCGGGCCTGGATGCTAAAACACGTGCGCAGCAGTCGAGGCCTGAGCACTACTGTGAACACGGGTGTCAACAAGAAGAGAGGCTCTCGAACTCCACCCAAAAGTAACAA TGGACTGCCTGTTTCCTGCTCTGAAAATACCTTGAGCTGCGCGCGAAGTTTTAGCACTGGCACAAGTGctggtggtagcagcagcagtcaACAAAATTCTCCACAGATGAAgaactccctcagctttcctTTTCATGGCAGCCGGCCTGCAGGGCTGCCAGGCCTGGGCTCCAGCACCCAAAAGGTCAGCCACCGGGTGCTGGGCCCCGTCAGAG GGAGTAGCTGCTCATTCCTACCCTCAGGGGACAAACCAGAGGCTGTCATGGTGATTGGGAAAGGCCTGCTAGGGGCTGGACCTCGGATCCCCTGTATCAGGACCCGACTACAG GCTAGGCCCAGGTTGGGCCAGGGCTCACCGCCGACTCGCAGAGGGATGAGAGGCTCTTCGGGCCCCACGTCCCCTACCCCCCGGAGCAGGGAGAGCAGTGAGCCAGAGCCGGGACCCTGCTCCATACCACG GCTGCCTCAGGCTGGGCCCCCACGGCCCTGCTCTGCCCCTGCCTTTTCTCCTATTTCCCGTAGTCTGTCTGACTCCCAGTCCCGGATTTGTTACAGTGGGGGGCCCTTGGGCCAAACTGAGGTTTGTTTTGTCCCTAAATCTCCTCCACTCACTGTTTCTCCTCGGGTCTGA
- the AGBL5 gene encoding cytosolic carboxypeptidase-like protein 5 isoform X1, producing the protein MELRCGGLLFSSRFDSGNLAHVEKVESVSSDGEGVVGGASASTSSIASSPDYEFNVWTRPDCAETEFENGNRSWFYFSVRGGTPGKLIKINVMNMNKQSKLYSQGMAPFVRTLPTRPRWERIRDRPTFEMTETQFVLSFVHRFVESRGATTFFAFCYPFSYSDCQDLLNQLDQRFLENHPTHSSPLDTIYYHRETLCYSLDGLRVDLLTISSCHGLREDREPRLEQLFPDASTPRPFRFTGKRIFFLSSRVHPGETPSSFVFNGFLDFILRPDDPRAQTLRRLFVFKLIPMLNPDGVVRGHYRTDSRGVNLNRQYLKPDAVLHPAVYGAKAVLLYHHVHSRLNSQSPSEHQRSPHLPPDAPLSDLEKANNLRNEARLGHSPDGGSPEAWTQTEPAEPKRHSVWIMPQQSTEAEHPDPDTIPPKESGVAYYVDLHGHASKRGCFMYGNSFSDENTQVENMLYPKLISLNSAHFDFQGCNFSEKNMYARDRRDGQSKEGSGRVAIYKASGIIHSYTLECNYNTGRSVNSIPAACHDNGRASPPPLPAFPSRYTVEQFEQVGRAMAIAALDMAECNPWPRIVLSEHNSLTNLRAWMLKHVRSSRGLSTTVNTGVNKKRGSRTPPKSNNGLPVSCSENTLSCARSFSTGTSAGGSSSSQQNSPQMKNSLSFPFHGSRPAGLPGLGSSTQKVSHRVLGPVREPRSQDRRRRQQPLTHHPTSSSPAPSPTPVSSNTASLHMGSCLLPNSLGISGSSCSFLPSGDKPEAVMVIGKGLLGAGPRIPCIRTRLQARPRLGQGSPPTRRGMRGSSGPTSPTPRSRESSEPEPGPCSIPRLPQAGPPRPCSAPAFSPISRSLSDSQSRICYSGGPLGQTEVCFVPKSPPLTVSPRV; encoded by the exons ATGGAGCTGCGCTGTGGGGGATTGCTGTTCAGTTCTCGCTTTGATTCAGGGAACCTAGCCCACGTGGAGAAGGTGGAATCTGTGTCTAGTGATGGGGAAGGAGTAGTGGGTGGTGCCTCGGCCTCCACCAGCAGCATTGCCTCTTCCCCTGACTATGAGTTCAACGTGTGGACCCGACCAGACTGTGCTGAAACAGAATTCGAGAATGGGAACAG GTCATGGTTCTACTTCAGTGTCCGGGGAGGAACTCCAGGGAAACTCATCAAGATCAACGTCATGAACATGAACAAGCAAAGCAAGCTGTATTCCCAGGGCATGGCCCCCTTTGTGCGCACACTGCCCACCCGGCCACGCTGGGAACGCATTCGAGACCGGCCCACCTTTGAG ATGACAGAGACGCAGTTTGTGTTATCCTTTGTTCACCGTTTCGTGGAAAGCCGTGGGGCCACCACCTTCTTCGCCTTCTGCTACCCCTTCTCCTACAGTGACTGCCAGGATTTGCTAAACCAGCTGGACCAGCGCTTTCTGGAGAACCACCCTACCCATAGCAG CCCCCTAGATACCATCTATTACCACCGGGAGACCCTTTGCTACTCTCTGGATGGACTGCGTGTAGATCTGCTAACGATCAGTTCCTGCCATGGGCTTCGAGAAGATCGAGAGCCCCGCCTAGAGCAGCTATTTCCTGATGCCAGCACACCCCGACCATTCCGTTTCACAGGCAAGAGG ATATTCTTCCTAAGCAGCAGGGTACACCCTGGGGAGACTCCATCTAGCTTTGTCTTCAATGGCTTTCTGGACTTCATCCTTCGACCTGACGATCCTCGGGCCCAAACCCTACGTCGCCTCTTTGTCTTTAAGCTGATTCCCATGTTAAACCCCGATGGCGTAGTCCGGGGCCACTACCG CACAGACTCGCGTGGAGTGAATCTGAACCGTCAGTACCTGAAGCCTGATGCAGTCCTGCACCCAGCCGTCTACGGGGCTAAAGCTGTGCTTCTCTACCACCACGTGCACTCCCGTCTGAACTCCCAGAGTCCCTCTGAGCACCAGCGCAGTCCCCATCTCCCTCCTGATGCTCCCCTTTCTGACCTTGAGAAAGCCAACAATCTCCGAAATGAAGCTCGCCTTGGGCACTCACCTGACGGGGGGAGCCCTGAGGCCTGGACACAGACCGAGCCAGCAGAGCCGAAGCGCCACAGCGTGTGGATTATGCCACAGCAGTCCACTGAGGCTGAGCATCCAGACCCCGACACCATCCCCCCCAAAGAGAGTGGTGTTGCTTACTACGTGGACCTGCATGGACATGCTTCTAAAAGGGGCTGCTTCATGTATGGAAACAGCTTTAGTGACGAGAACACCCAG GTGGAAAATATGCTGTATCCAAAGCTCATCTCCTTGAACTCAGCCCACTTTGACTTCCAGGGCTGCAATTTCTCAGAGAAGAACATGTATGCCCGAGACCGCAGAGATGGCCAGTCTAAAGAGGGAAGCGGCCGGGTTGCAATCTACAAAGCCTCAGGGATAATCCACAG CTACACACTTGAATGCAACTACAACACTGGACGCTCAGTAAACAGTATCCCTGCCGCCTGCCATGACAACGGACGtgccagcccccctcccctgccgGCCTTCCCCTCCAGATACACTGTGGAACAGTTTGAGCAG GTGGGACGAGCTATGGCCATTGCAGCTCTGGACATGGCAGAATGCAATCCATGGCCCCGAATTGTGCTGTCAGAGCATAACAGCCTCACGAACCTCCGGGCCTGGATGCTAAAACACGTGCGCAGCAGTCGAGGCCTGAGCACTACTGTGAACACGGGTGTCAACAAGAAGAGAGGCTCTCGAACTCCACCCAAAAGTAACAA TGGACTGCCTGTTTCCTGCTCTGAAAATACCTTGAGCTGCGCGCGAAGTTTTAGCACTGGCACAAGTGctggtggtagcagcagcagtcaACAAAATTCTCCACAGATGAAgaactccctcagctttcctTTTCATGGCAGCCGGCCTGCAGGGCTGCCAGGCCTGGGCTCCAGCACCCAAAAGGTCAGCCACCGGGTGCTGGGCCCCGTCAGAG AGCCCCGAAGCCAGGACAGGAGACGGCGGCAGCAGCCACTGACCCATCACCCTACTTCAAGCAGCCCGGCCCCGTCCCCAACTCCTGTTAGTTCTAACACAGCCTCTTTACACATGGGCTCCTGCCTACTGCCCAACTCACTCGGCATATCAG GGAGTAGCTGCTCATTCCTACCCTCAGGGGACAAACCAGAGGCTGTCATGGTGATTGGGAAAGGCCTGCTAGGGGCTGGACCTCGGATCCCCTGTATCAGGACCCGACTACAG GCTAGGCCCAGGTTGGGCCAGGGCTCACCGCCGACTCGCAGAGGGATGAGAGGCTCTTCGGGCCCCACGTCCCCTACCCCCCGGAGCAGGGAGAGCAGTGAGCCAGAGCCGGGACCCTGCTCCATACCACG GCTGCCTCAGGCTGGGCCCCCACGGCCCTGCTCTGCCCCTGCCTTTTCTCCTATTTCCCGTAGTCTGTCTGACTCCCAGTCCCGGATTTGTTACAGTGGGGGGCCCTTGGGCCAAACTGAGGTTTGTTTTGTCCCTAAATCTCCTCCACTCACTGTTTCTCCTCGGGTCTGA